In Sebastes umbrosus isolate fSebUmb1 unplaced genomic scaffold, fSebUmb1.pri scaffold_72_arrow_ctg1, whole genome shotgun sequence, one genomic interval encodes:
- the eif4a3 gene encoding eukaryotic initiation factor 4A-III has translation MSAAVPQRKRILREEDMTKVEFETSEEVDVTPTFDTMGLREDLLRGIYAYGFEKPSAIQQRAIKQIIKGRDVIAQSQSGTGKTATFCVSVLQCLDIQVRETQALILAPTRELAGQIQKVLLALGDYMNVQCHACIGGTNVGEDIRKLDYGQHVVAGTPGRVFDMIRRRSLRTRAIKMLVLDEADEMLNKGFKEQIYDVYRYLPPATQVCLISATLPHEILEMTNKFMTDPIRILVKRDELTLEGIKQFFVAVEREEWKFDTLCDLYDTLTITQAVIFCNTKRKVDWLTEKMREANFTVSSMHGDMPQKERESIMKEFRSGASRVLISTDVWARGLDVPQVSLIINYDLPNNRELYIHRIGRSGRYGRKGVAINFVKNDDIRILRDIEQYYSTQIDEMPMNVADLI, from the exons atgtCCGCCGCGGTTCCGCAGAGGAAGAGGATCCTCAGAGAGGAGGACATGACTAAAGTGGAGTTTGAGACCAGCGAGGAGGTTGATGTTACTCCAACCTTCGACACCATGGGGCTCCGGGAGGACCTGCTGAGAGGCATCTACGCTTACG gtTTTGAGAAGCCGTCAGCGATCCAGCAGAGAGCCATCAAACAGATCATTAAAGGCCGAGACGTCATCGCCCA GTCTCAGTCTGGAACAGGAAAGACGGCGACCTTCTGTGTGTCGGTGCTGCAGTGTCTGGACATCCAG GTGAGGGAGACCCAGGCTCTGATCCTCGCTCCAACCAGAGAGCTGGCTGGACAGATTCAGAAG GTGCTGCTGGCTCTGGGAGACTACATGAACGTCCAGTGTCACGCCTGCATCGGAGGGACCAACGTGGGCGAGGACATCAGGAAACTGGACTACGGTCAGCACGTGGTGGCAGGGACACCTGGACGAGTGTTTG atatGATTCGTCGCAGGAGTCTGAGGACGAGAGCCATCAAGATGCTGGTTCTGGACGAAGCTGATGAGATGCTCAACAAAG GTTTTAAGGAGCAGATCTATGACGTGTACCGTTACCTGCCTCCGGCCACACAGGTGTGTCTGATCAGCGCCACGCTGCCTCACGAGATCCTGGAGATGACCAACAAGTTCATGACCGACCCCATCCGCATCCTGGTCAAACG TGACGAGCTGACTCTGGAGGGAATCAAGCAGTTCTTCGTGGCcgtggagagagaggagtggaAGTTCGACACACTGTGTGATCTGTACGACACTCTGACCATCACACAGGCCGTCATCTTCTGCAACACCAAGAGGAAG gtggacTGGCTGACTGAGAAGATGAGAGAGGCCAACTTCACGGTGTCGTCGATGCACGGAGACATGCCTCAGAAAGAGAGGGAGTCCATCATGAAGGAGTTCAGATCAGGAGCCAG tCGTGTGTTGATCTCGACGGATGTTTGGGCTCGAGGTTTAGACGTTCCTCAAGTTTCTCTGATCATCAACTACGACCTGCCCAACAACAGAGAGCTTTACATCCACAG GATTGGTCGGTCCGGTCGTTATGGTCGTAAGGGCGTGGCCATCAACTTTGTGAAGAACGATGACATCAGGATCCTGCGCGACATCGAGCAGTACTACTCCACCCAGATCGACGAAATGCCCATGAACG TGGCCGATCTGATCTAA
- the soul4 gene encoding heme-binding protein soul4 has product MALISLEDLDGLDDEQLDDDITDNPEPMDEEDRDRLLTHWQAVASTHHVSVPPEMTGPIQEMTRNNQQRESIPFDPVSRHEKMGEVLYEERVYPAGHWASVTSGEDLYEQSISKGFMKLMRFICRENSAGTYLGMTVPVVSHVHMMEDGNTFEKGVQTGYFLPAEFQTNPPRPSDPDITIAYREPIRVVARTFFGTTTEETVTRQIGLLWEILGVTDDLRRDGYMVATFENPGVPHRRNEIWFVRRNL; this is encoded by the exons ATGGCTCTGATCTCTCTGGAAGACCTCGACGGATTGGACGACGAGCAGCtggatgatgacatcactgacaACCCAGAACCAATGGATGAAGAGGACAGAGATCGACTGCTGACACACTGGCAGGCGGTCGCCAGTACCCACCATGTGTCAGTACCTCCAG AGATGACTGGACCCATACAGGAAATGACCCGCAACAACCAGCAGAGGGAGTCCATACCCTTCGATCCAGTGTCCCGCCACGAGAAG ATGGGGGAGGTTCTGTATGAGGAGCGGGTCTACCCGGCGGGTCACTGGGCCTCCGTGACCAGCGGAGAAGATCTGTATGAACAGAGTATCTCCAAGGGCTTCATGAAACTGATGCGCTTCATCTGTAGAGAAAACTCTGCAG GCACATATCTGGGGATGACGGTGCCGGTGGTCAGTCACGTCCACATGATGGAGGACGGAAACACGTTTGAGAAAGGCGTCCAGACGGGGTACTTCCTGCCCGCAGAGTTTCAGACCAACCCCCCCCGACCCTCCGACCCCGACATCACCATCGCCTACAGAGAGCCAATCAGAGTCGTCGCCAG GACGTTCTTCGGGACAACCACGGAGGAGACGGTGACTCGTCAGATCGGGCTGCTGTGGGAGATTCTGGGCGTCACCGACGACCTGCGCAGAGACGGCTACATGGTCGCCACGTTCGAGAACCCCGGCGTCCCCCACCGCAGGAACGAAATCTGGTTTGTCAGACGCAACCTGTAG